The following proteins are encoded in a genomic region of Pseudoxanthomonas suwonensis 11-1:
- a CDS encoding hemerythrin domain-containing protein, translating into MDRYHRDHASILQQIDTLRSLSRAGIDANAEHISQAIVETASLIKFHLAAEDQVLYPRLATSAMPEVAAISARYQSEMQGLSQAFGRFVERWRVPARLQEDPEGFRRDANTVLRALFERLCREDRELYPAAAGL; encoded by the coding sequence ATGGATCGCTACCACCGCGACCACGCGTCGATCCTGCAACAGATCGACACCCTCCGGTCCCTGTCACGGGCCGGGATCGACGCCAACGCAGAACACATCAGCCAGGCGATCGTCGAAACCGCCAGCCTGATCAAGTTCCATCTGGCCGCCGAGGACCAGGTGCTCTATCCCCGGCTCGCCACTTCCGCCATGCCGGAAGTGGCCGCCATCAGCGCCCGCTACCAGTCGGAGATGCAGGGCCTGTCCCAGGCCTTCGGGCGCTTCGTCGAGCGCTGGCGGGTACCGGCACGGCTGCAGGAGGACCCGGAAGGCTTCCGCCGCGACGCCAACACCGTCCTGCGCGCCCTCTTCGAGCGCCTGTGCCGCGAGGACCGCGAGCTCTACCCCGCCGCCGCCGGGCTGTAG
- a CDS encoding ExbD/TolR family protein → MAFSTAGRTGPLAEINVTPLIDVMLVLLIIFIVTAPMVTRPIPLQLPQRSERPVDRPDPPPPIALHLDAANQLTWDGTPVAMSQLQGRLQEQAAEHAGNLPQLRISTDANAEYEGLVKILAAAEASGMNRIALEH, encoded by the coding sequence ATGGCGTTCAGTACCGCAGGAAGAACCGGACCACTGGCCGAGATCAACGTGACCCCGCTGATCGACGTCATGCTGGTGTTGCTGATCATCTTCATCGTGACCGCGCCGATGGTCACCCGTCCGATCCCGCTGCAGCTGCCACAGCGTTCGGAGCGGCCCGTTGACCGGCCCGATCCACCGCCACCGATCGCCCTGCACCTGGATGCGGCCAACCAGCTGACCTGGGACGGCACACCGGTCGCCATGTCCCAGCTGCAGGGCCGTCTGCAGGAACAGGCCGCCGAGCATGCCGGCAACCTGCCGCAGCTGCGGATCAGCACCGACGCCAACGCCGAGTACGAGGGACTGGTGAAGATCCTCGCCGCGGCCGAGGCCAGCGGCATGAACCGGATCGCGCTGGAGCACTGA
- a CDS encoding glutathione S-transferase family protein, translating to MKLLYSRNPNPRLAVATARFLRAPVEFEFAAPLAPGQAERYRPLNPALRVPILVYDDGTSLWEADAIACRLSREVGSQFWRTGLAEPGMIQWISWGKQNFVRACDMVQFEYVTKQRYGLGRVEAGEVAKGLELFAESAPLLDSQLAERPWLLPDGISYADFRMASFLPHHGIAGLPLRDYPAISAWYARIEALQPWADPFAGLDAPELPPVP from the coding sequence ATGAAGCTGCTTTACAGCCGCAACCCGAACCCGCGCCTGGCGGTGGCGACCGCGCGCTTCCTGCGGGCGCCGGTGGAGTTCGAGTTCGCCGCGCCGCTGGCGCCCGGCCAGGCGGAGCGCTACCGCCCGCTCAACCCCGCGCTGCGGGTGCCCATCCTCGTCTACGACGACGGCACCAGCCTCTGGGAGGCCGACGCCATCGCCTGCCGGCTGTCGCGCGAGGTGGGTTCGCAGTTCTGGCGGACCGGGCTGGCCGAGCCGGGGATGATCCAGTGGATCAGCTGGGGCAAGCAGAACTTCGTCCGCGCCTGCGACATGGTCCAGTTCGAATACGTGACCAAGCAGCGCTATGGCCTGGGCCGGGTCGAGGCCGGAGAGGTGGCGAAGGGCCTGGAGCTGTTCGCCGAAAGCGCCCCCCTGCTGGATTCGCAACTGGCCGAGCGGCCATGGCTCCTGCCCGATGGCATCTCCTATGCCGACTTCCGCATGGCCAGCTTCCTCCCGCACCACGGGATTGCCGGCCTGCCGCTGCGGGACTATCCCGCGATCAGCGCCTGGTACGCCCGCATCGAAGCGCTGCAGCCTTGGGCGGACCCCTTCGCCGGACTCGATGCCCCGGAGCTGCCGCCGGTGCCATAG
- a CDS encoding DUF4287 domain-containing protein has product MSTQTPAKGPASYFPSIERSYGKPVAHWLSVLDQTAGLKHMDQVALLKQTHGLGHGHANALVAWHRAQRGTAA; this is encoded by the coding sequence ATGAGCACGCAGACACCGGCCAAGGGCCCCGCCTCGTACTTCCCGTCGATCGAACGCAGCTACGGCAAGCCGGTCGCCCACTGGCTGTCGGTGCTGGACCAGACCGCCGGGCTGAAGCACATGGACCAGGTCGCCCTGCTCAAGCAGACCCACGGCCTGGGGCATGGGCATGCCAATGCCCTGGTCGCATGGCATCGGGCGCAGCGGGGGACGGCTGCATGA